A portion of the Stigmatella aurantiaca DW4/3-1 genome contains these proteins:
- the dnaJ gene encoding molecular chaperone DnaJ has translation MADDYYQILEVPRTASAEDIKKSFRKQARKHHPDVNPGNKAAEERFKQLNSAFEVLSDPQKRKLYDEFGEDAAKLGFDEKKAEAYRAYRSGRSGGGRGGGGVPFSSAGGGGVDFDLGDLFGDIFGRAGSGDFDINDVLRRQAGPRSPGRGEDITARVSLSLAEAIMGTERTLAVQRPGRCQRCNGKGEMGNTGPCPTCKGSGRLRRSAGMPFSGACPTCNGTGRAAEPCPACGGDGVIEENTRLTVKVPAGVQTGSRVRLAGQGAAGTRGGPPGDLYLETEVAEHPLVRREGDDLYLDLPVTVAEAVLGAEVKVPTFQGEVTVKVPPSSQSGRKMRLKGRGAPSLKGGSPGDLYLTLQVKVPDEASPEVKAAAEALARAYPRDVRQELKL, from the coding sequence ATGGCGGACGACTACTACCAAATCCTTGAGGTTCCTCGGACGGCGTCCGCGGAGGACATCAAGAAGTCCTTCCGCAAACAGGCACGCAAGCACCACCCCGACGTCAACCCCGGCAACAAGGCCGCCGAGGAGCGCTTCAAGCAGCTCAACAGCGCCTTCGAGGTCCTCTCGGATCCGCAGAAGCGCAAGCTCTATGACGAGTTCGGCGAGGATGCCGCGAAGCTCGGGTTCGATGAGAAGAAGGCCGAGGCCTACCGCGCCTACCGCTCCGGCCGCAGTGGCGGTGGCCGCGGCGGCGGAGGCGTCCCCTTCTCCTCCGCGGGCGGCGGCGGCGTGGACTTCGATCTGGGCGATCTCTTCGGAGACATCTTTGGCCGAGCAGGCTCGGGGGACTTCGACATCAATGATGTCCTCCGGCGGCAAGCAGGGCCTCGCAGTCCGGGCCGTGGAGAAGACATCACCGCCCGGGTCTCCCTGAGCCTCGCCGAGGCCATCATGGGCACCGAGCGGACCCTCGCCGTCCAGCGTCCTGGCCGGTGCCAGCGCTGCAACGGCAAAGGGGAAATGGGCAACACGGGCCCCTGCCCCACCTGCAAGGGCTCGGGCCGCCTGCGCCGCTCCGCGGGCATGCCCTTCTCGGGGGCCTGCCCCACGTGCAACGGCACCGGCCGGGCCGCCGAGCCTTGCCCCGCATGTGGTGGGGATGGCGTCATCGAGGAGAACACGCGCCTCACAGTGAAGGTCCCCGCGGGCGTCCAGACGGGTTCCCGGGTCCGGCTCGCGGGCCAGGGCGCCGCGGGCACCCGGGGGGGCCCTCCAGGCGACCTGTACCTCGAGACCGAAGTGGCCGAGCACCCCCTGGTGCGCCGGGAAGGGGACGATCTGTACCTCGACCTGCCGGTGACCGTCGCGGAGGCGGTCCTTGGGGCCGAGGTGAAGGTCCCCACCTTCCAGGGCGAGGTAACCGTCAAGGTCCCCCCCTCCTCCCAGTCGGGCCGCAAGATGCGCCTCAAGGGCCGGGGTGCCCCGTCGCTCAAGGGGGGTTCCCCCGGCGACTTGTACCTCACCCTCCAAGTCAAGGTCCCCGACGAGGCCTCCCCCGAGGTGAAGGCCGCCGCCGAGGCCCTTGCCCGGGCCTATCCCCGCGACGTCCGCCAGGAGCTGAAGCTCTAG
- a CDS encoding 1-acyl-sn-glycerol-3-phosphate acyltransferase: METALPQAANRGAALLKEEFGPVSRMLGARYFDGVRFPPESENELRALHGRGFVVHVMRTTAWINFLYLAWAMVRRDLPPIRAVVNLRPWFTRPFNRTLQHGSFVERFTEARQRGGSGLIFLKKTALMSASGKDIENNPFPTLVAMARKADRPIFLVPELFVWEKRPARLKPGIMDIVFGSPEAPGFLHSLLAFFRNYRRAQFRIGEPIDLRRFIDENPQDSDEVIARKVRSSLHHHLARETRAVFGPPAKPAERLIEETLRDRQLHKAMDAHAAATGRRPESVYREARRNLEAIAARPSPTALAFAAPLLDWVLQRIYDGIEVDEAGLHRALKAAGRAPIVLCPSHKSHVDYLVLSWVLWNRGYAVPLVAAGANLSFFPLGAFLRRCGAFFLRRSFKGDPIYSETFQAYVRKLVHDGVHQEFFPEGGRSRTGKLLLPKLGMFTWQVEAVLGGARNDLIFVPVSIDYEKVVESGSYSKELAGGEKKPEDLKALLSTPKVLTAQYGRIHLTFDEPLSLVELMKSRGIGSGQPVTDEQKKGLVRALGNRVMYGISKVSTVTPHALASAALLAHRRRGITQRELTDRITLLRRIAEQERTPLSKTLENAPSDPETMGAIRDALLSFRSDEMIRTQQARGEVIYQPEDERRAELSFYKNTLMNLVASRSLVANALLAGGTSDSYELVKARALFLSRLFKVEFIYQVGLTFDTIFAETVERMERMGLVLYTGSTLQLAPEPHARPAVEFLADLMRDYLEAYLLAAMTLKDVAEGTASDRKMFVKLALETGRAEFHAGRIGAAESLAKTTLENAVAYLLDQRYLVEDDKKLKLGPAATDASARTLLVDEVRRYLLRP; this comes from the coding sequence ATGGAAACTGCGCTGCCGCAGGCTGCCAACCGGGGAGCGGCCTTGCTGAAGGAAGAGTTTGGCCCGGTCTCCCGGATGCTGGGGGCCCGCTACTTCGATGGGGTGCGCTTCCCCCCGGAGTCCGAGAACGAGCTGCGCGCCCTTCACGGCCGGGGCTTCGTGGTCCACGTCATGCGCACCACCGCGTGGATCAACTTCCTCTATCTGGCCTGGGCCATGGTGCGCCGCGACCTGCCCCCCATCCGGGCCGTCGTCAACCTGCGGCCCTGGTTCACCCGCCCCTTCAACCGGACCCTCCAGCACGGCAGCTTCGTGGAGCGCTTCACCGAGGCCCGGCAGCGGGGCGGCAGCGGGCTCATCTTCCTGAAGAAGACCGCGCTGATGAGCGCCTCGGGCAAGGACATCGAGAACAACCCCTTCCCCACCCTCGTGGCCATGGCGCGCAAGGCGGACCGGCCCATCTTCCTGGTGCCCGAGCTGTTTGTCTGGGAGAAGCGCCCCGCGCGCCTCAAGCCCGGCATCATGGACATCGTGTTCGGCAGCCCGGAGGCCCCCGGCTTCCTGCACTCGCTGCTGGCCTTCTTCCGCAACTACCGACGCGCCCAGTTCCGCATCGGTGAGCCCATCGATCTGCGGCGCTTCATCGACGAGAACCCTCAGGACTCCGACGAGGTCATCGCCCGCAAGGTGCGCAGCTCCCTGCACCACCACCTGGCCCGGGAGACCCGCGCCGTCTTCGGCCCCCCCGCCAAACCGGCCGAGCGCCTCATCGAGGAGACGCTCCGCGACCGGCAGTTGCACAAGGCGATGGATGCGCACGCCGCCGCCACCGGCCGCCGCCCCGAGAGCGTCTACCGGGAGGCCCGGCGCAACCTGGAGGCCATCGCCGCGCGGCCCAGCCCCACCGCGCTCGCCTTCGCCGCCCCCCTGCTCGACTGGGTGCTGCAGCGCATCTACGACGGCATCGAGGTGGACGAGGCCGGGCTCCACCGCGCCCTCAAGGCCGCGGGCCGGGCGCCCATCGTCCTGTGCCCCTCGCACAAAAGCCACGTGGATTACCTGGTGCTCAGCTGGGTGCTCTGGAACCGGGGCTATGCGGTGCCCCTGGTGGCCGCGGGCGCCAACCTCTCCTTTTTTCCGCTCGGCGCCTTCCTGCGGCGCTGCGGCGCGTTCTTCCTGCGCCGCTCCTTCAAGGGCGATCCGATCTACTCCGAGACCTTCCAGGCCTATGTGCGCAAGCTGGTGCACGACGGCGTGCACCAGGAGTTCTTCCCCGAGGGCGGGCGCTCCCGCACCGGCAAGCTGCTGCTGCCCAAGCTGGGCATGTTCACCTGGCAGGTGGAGGCCGTGCTGGGCGGGGCCCGGAACGATCTCATCTTCGTCCCCGTCTCCATCGACTACGAGAAGGTGGTGGAGTCCGGCAGCTACTCGAAGGAGCTGGCCGGCGGTGAGAAGAAGCCCGAGGACCTCAAGGCCCTGCTGAGCACCCCCAAGGTGCTCACGGCCCAATACGGCCGCATTCACCTCACCTTTGATGAGCCCCTGTCGCTGGTGGAGCTCATGAAAAGCCGTGGCATCGGCTCCGGCCAGCCCGTCACGGACGAGCAGAAGAAGGGCCTGGTCCGCGCGCTGGGCAACCGGGTGATGTACGGCATCAGCAAGGTCTCCACGGTGACGCCCCACGCCCTGGCCAGCGCGGCCTTGCTCGCGCACCGCCGCCGGGGCATCACCCAACGGGAGCTGACCGACCGCATCACCCTCCTGCGCCGCATCGCCGAACAGGAGCGCACCCCGCTGTCCAAGACGCTGGAGAACGCCCCGAGCGACCCCGAGACGATGGGCGCCATCCGGGATGCCCTTCTCTCGTTCCGCTCGGACGAGATGATCCGCACCCAGCAGGCGCGCGGGGAAGTCATCTACCAGCCCGAGGACGAGCGCCGCGCGGAGCTCTCCTTCTACAAGAACACGCTGATGAACCTGGTGGCCTCGCGCAGCCTCGTGGCCAACGCCCTGCTGGCGGGAGGCACTTCCGACTCCTACGAGCTCGTGAAGGCGCGCGCGCTGTTCCTCTCGCGCCTCTTCAAGGTGGAGTTCATCTACCAGGTGGGCCTGACCTTCGACACCATCTTCGCCGAGACGGTGGAGCGCATGGAGCGCATGGGGCTGGTGCTCTACACCGGCAGCACGCTCCAGCTCGCCCCCGAGCCGCACGCGCGGCCGGCCGTGGAGTTCCTGGCGGACCTGATGCGCGATTACCTCGAGGCCTACCTCCTGGCGGCGATGACGCTGAAGGATGTCGCCGAGGGAACGGCCTCCGACCGCAAGATGTTCGTGAAGCTCGCCCTGGAGACCGGCCGCGCCGAGTTCCACGCGGGCCGCATCGGCGCCGCCGAGTCCCTCGCCAAGACCACGCTGGAGAACGCCGTGGCCTACCTGCTCGACCAGCGCTACCTCGTCGAGGACGACAAGAAGCTGAAGCTGGGGCCCGCCGCCACGGATGCCTCCGCCCGCACCCTCCTCGTCGACGAGGTTCGCAGGTACCTGCTGCGCCCCTGA
- the rimI gene encoding ribosomal protein S18-alanine N-acetyltransferase, translated as MRRMREEPAAEKPSPFLIRPMTQGDMPAVTALEQASFKNPWSPELLRRELEHDWSTILLVEEPQPDESRKLLGLAIFWIVQDEVHVLNVATAPDQRRRGVARAVMDEVLARGRARRCVLATLEVRRSNEAALGLYKSLGFRPVGVRPNYYADEGEDAIVMVLDF; from the coding sequence ATGAGGCGCATGCGCGAGGAGCCTGCGGCGGAGAAGCCGTCCCCTTTCCTGATCCGGCCGATGACCCAAGGCGACATGCCTGCGGTCACGGCGCTGGAGCAGGCGTCCTTCAAGAATCCCTGGTCGCCGGAGCTGCTGCGGCGGGAGTTGGAGCACGACTGGTCCACGATCCTGCTGGTGGAGGAGCCGCAGCCGGACGAGAGCCGCAAACTGCTGGGGCTGGCCATCTTCTGGATCGTCCAGGACGAGGTCCACGTGCTCAACGTGGCGACGGCCCCCGATCAGCGGCGGCGGGGGGTGGCCCGGGCCGTCATGGACGAAGTGCTGGCCCGGGGCCGGGCGCGGCGCTGTGTCCTGGCCACGCTGGAGGTGCGCCGGAGCAACGAGGCAGCGCTCGGCCTCTACAAGTCCCTGGGCTTCCGCCCGGTGGGCGTGCGTCCGAACTACTACGCGGACGAGGGCGAGGACGCGATCGTGATGGTCCTCGACTTCTAG
- a CDS encoding hybrid sensor histidine kinase/response regulator, with product MRSKNKGPPLAEVVELRPQQQVKKSPPKRPAKPLAPVDPDEAGRALLEMTRHLTTSAGTTEVLRVQLQTLFNLLKPKVCYVARHFPERHQLHVEHVRGRYDERVAAAIPDEGVIGRAFSQNTVLREDDTIAVPLEGSQGVTGCLAILSPRRDASDTLLKALAGQLTAAYEVARLRDDSARRNKDLQTAIAGLKSLEQNREELLGNVSHDLKNPLTTIKAYLTLVGREKLGPLTDGQRRAVQICERNSDRMLRMVNDLLLMSRLQSGKMQLTQRAFGIKAVAEEVLRALAALAEHSQVRLHVPPCPEVFVRGDRERISEAIHNLVENGIHQCEEGGTVEVRVSIDEQLALLSVKDSGPGLSQEDLEHIFDPFYRTTPGTPRPSGGRLGLPLVAKILALHGGRVDASSVPGQGSTFQMVLPMFAGAVSTPELVQAAPRAGGILLVEDDMDCREVLQQVLEQEGYRVMATSGASEARSILSHIRPAMVLLDLRLSQEDGRSVLHFIRSTESLADVSVYIISGASDVASLTSGRGLDRIDGFFEKPLQLPRLLDTVASVVRPSRKSPPAS from the coding sequence GTGCGCTCCAAGAACAAGGGCCCCCCCCTCGCAGAAGTCGTTGAGCTGCGGCCTCAGCAGCAGGTGAAGAAGTCTCCGCCCAAGCGGCCCGCGAAACCTTTGGCGCCCGTCGATCCCGACGAGGCCGGGCGCGCCCTGCTGGAGATGACGCGCCACCTCACCACCAGCGCCGGCACCACCGAGGTGCTCCGGGTCCAACTGCAGACCCTCTTCAACCTGCTCAAGCCCAAGGTCTGCTACGTCGCCCGGCACTTCCCCGAGCGCCACCAGCTTCACGTCGAGCACGTGCGCGGCCGCTACGACGAGCGCGTGGCCGCCGCCATCCCCGACGAAGGCGTGATCGGCCGTGCCTTCTCGCAGAACACCGTGCTGCGCGAGGACGACACCATCGCCGTGCCGCTCGAGGGCTCCCAGGGGGTCACCGGCTGCCTGGCCATCCTATCGCCGCGGCGCGATGCGTCGGACACCTTGCTGAAGGCCCTGGCCGGCCAGCTCACCGCCGCCTACGAGGTGGCCCGCCTGAGGGACGACTCCGCCCGGCGCAACAAGGATCTCCAGACGGCCATCGCGGGCCTCAAGAGCCTGGAGCAGAACCGCGAAGAGCTGCTCGGCAACGTCTCGCACGATCTGAAGAACCCGCTCACCACCATCAAGGCCTACCTGACCCTGGTGGGCCGCGAAAAGCTCGGCCCCCTCACCGATGGTCAGCGCCGCGCCGTGCAGATCTGCGAGCGGAACTCAGACCGCATGCTGCGCATGGTGAACGACTTGCTGCTCATGTCCCGGCTCCAGTCCGGGAAGATGCAGCTCACCCAGCGCGCCTTCGGCATCAAGGCGGTGGCCGAGGAGGTGCTGCGGGCCCTGGCGGCCCTCGCCGAGCACAGCCAGGTGCGCCTCCACGTGCCCCCCTGCCCCGAGGTCTTCGTCCGCGGCGACCGCGAGCGCATCTCCGAGGCCATTCACAACCTCGTGGAGAACGGCATCCACCAGTGCGAAGAGGGCGGCACGGTGGAGGTCCGCGTCTCCATCGACGAGCAGCTCGCCCTGCTCTCGGTGAAGGACTCGGGCCCCGGGCTCTCCCAGGAGGACCTCGAGCACATCTTCGATCCGTTCTACCGCACCACCCCGGGCACCCCCCGCCCCTCGGGAGGCCGTCTGGGCCTGCCCCTGGTGGCCAAGATCCTCGCGCTCCACGGCGGACGCGTGGACGCCAGCAGCGTGCCCGGGCAAGGCTCGACCTTCCAGATGGTCCTGCCCATGTTCGCCGGGGCCGTCAGCACCCCGGAACTGGTGCAGGCCGCGCCGCGCGCCGGAGGCATCCTGTTGGTCGAGGATGACATGGATTGCCGGGAAGTGCTGCAGCAGGTGCTGGAGCAAGAGGGCTACCGGGTGATGGCCACCTCTGGCGCCTCGGAGGCCCGCTCCATTCTCTCGCACATCCGTCCGGCCATGGTGCTGCTGGACCTGCGGCTGAGCCAAGAGGATGGGCGCTCGGTGCTGCACTTCATCCGCAGCACGGAGTCCCTGGCGGACGTCTCCGTCTACATCATCTCGGGCGCCAGCGACGTGGCCTCGCTCACCTCGGGACGGGGCCTGGACCGCATTGATGGCTTCTTCGAGAAGCCCCTCCAACTGCCGCGCTTGCTGGACACCGTGGCCTCCGTGGTCCGCCCCAGCCGTAAAAGTCCTCCAGCCTCCTGA
- the rpsL gene encoding 30S ribosomal protein S12 yields MPTISQLVRKGREKLNIKGKSPALKECPQKRGVCTRVYTTTPRKPNSALRKVARVRLTNGIEVTSYIPGVGHNLQEHSVVMIRGGRVKDLPGVRYHIIRGTLDSVGVANRKQGRSKYGAKRPS; encoded by the coding sequence GTGCCGACGATCAGCCAGCTGGTCCGCAAGGGCCGCGAGAAGTTGAACATCAAGGGCAAGAGCCCCGCGCTCAAGGAATGCCCCCAGAAGCGCGGTGTCTGCACCCGCGTCTACACCACCACGCCGAGGAAGCCGAACTCGGCCCTTCGCAAGGTGGCGCGTGTGCGCCTCACCAACGGGATTGAAGTCACCTCGTATATCCCGGGCGTGGGTCACAACCTCCAGGAGCACTCGGTGGTGATGATCCGCGGAGGCCGCGTGAAGGACCTTCCGGGCGTCCGCTACCACATCATCCGTGGAACGCTGGACTCCGTGGGCGTGGCCAACCGCAAGCAGGGCCGCTCCAAGTACGGCGCGAAGCGCCCGAGCTGA
- a CDS encoding Ig-like domain-containing protein: MRRPLLVCAVLSLGGCVEPGDPLLAVRDTQPPALVSTDPAANGQVAAGGTVRITFSELMDNRTLRPGIAVFAGAEEIPLSVFVPPLAEEEQDIERGDIPYTVTVSAASGSFTPGTSYTLVLRTILSDYEGNALPDEERRSFRAVP; this comes from the coding sequence ATGCGTCGCCCGTTGCTGGTCTGCGCCGTCCTGAGCCTGGGCGGCTGTGTGGAGCCAGGGGATCCCCTGCTGGCCGTGCGTGACACCCAGCCTCCCGCGCTCGTCTCCACTGATCCTGCCGCCAACGGCCAGGTGGCCGCAGGGGGCACGGTGCGCATCACCTTCTCGGAGCTGATGGACAACCGCACCCTGCGTCCTGGCATCGCGGTGTTCGCCGGGGCGGAGGAGATTCCCCTGAGTGTCTTCGTCCCCCCCCTCGCGGAGGAGGAGCAGGACATCGAGCGGGGAGACATCCCGTACACCGTCACCGTGAGCGCGGCCTCGGGCTCCTTCACGCCGGGGACATCCTACACGCTGGTGCTGCGCACGATCCTGTCCGACTACGAGGGCAACGCCCTTCCGGATGAGGAGCGCAGGTCGTTCCGTGCCGTCCCCTGA
- a CDS encoding cytochrome c3 family protein: MHRLHRNVLGVIALLLAATGAAWAASGRERSLAIYPAQNIPLRFDHGQHLAAGADCAACHDSVRGSESARDRNLPGHEECEVCHDLEAAQKGKKTDPASDCAVCHPGFDATVRKEPVKLEFPHANLNFSHKQHVAKKVECAACHGDLAAVNLATRQQLPKMATCFDCHDGRVLTNDCTSCHLKQASGRLQLNFTSGILRPIQGDPLGMDHGPRFEFNHGTRASVSRQTCMECHSDSYCQKCHDSLQKPLSVHPNDFITLHPVQARTEASRCESCHRSQSFCIACHERSGVGMDADSTLRPRNVKVHPDYNIWVEVPGPQHHGIAASRDMRACISCHREESCMSCHSELSERRQINPHPNGFKDACKRLASANDRACLKCHSESSLAQKGCR; encoded by the coding sequence ATGCACCGCCTTCACCGCAATGTCCTGGGCGTCATCGCCCTCCTCCTTGCCGCGACGGGGGCCGCTTGGGCCGCCTCGGGCCGCGAGCGAAGCCTCGCCATCTACCCCGCCCAGAACATCCCCCTGCGGTTCGATCACGGGCAGCACCTGGCCGCGGGCGCCGACTGTGCGGCCTGCCACGATTCCGTGCGCGGCAGTGAATCGGCGAGGGACCGCAACCTCCCCGGTCACGAGGAGTGCGAGGTCTGCCATGATCTCGAGGCCGCCCAGAAGGGGAAGAAGACGGATCCCGCCTCGGACTGCGCCGTGTGCCACCCAGGCTTCGATGCCACCGTGCGCAAGGAGCCCGTGAAGCTGGAGTTTCCGCACGCCAACCTGAACTTCAGCCACAAGCAGCACGTGGCCAAGAAGGTGGAGTGCGCGGCGTGCCATGGAGACCTGGCGGCGGTGAACCTGGCCACCCGGCAGCAGCTGCCCAAGATGGCCACCTGCTTCGATTGCCATGACGGGCGCGTGCTCACCAACGACTGCACGTCCTGCCACCTGAAGCAGGCCTCGGGGCGCCTCCAGCTCAACTTCACCTCCGGAATCCTCCGCCCCATCCAGGGCGATCCGCTGGGCATGGACCATGGGCCCCGTTTCGAGTTCAACCATGGCACCCGCGCCTCGGTGTCCCGGCAGACGTGCATGGAGTGCCACTCGGACTCCTACTGCCAGAAGTGCCACGATTCCTTGCAGAAGCCCCTGTCCGTGCACCCCAACGACTTCATCACCCTGCACCCGGTGCAGGCGCGCACGGAGGCCTCGCGCTGCGAGAGCTGCCATCGCTCCCAGTCCTTCTGCATCGCCTGCCACGAGCGCTCGGGGGTGGGCATGGACGCGGACTCGACCCTGCGTCCGCGCAACGTGAAGGTGCACCCCGACTACAACATCTGGGTGGAGGTGCCGGGACCGCAGCACCATGGCATCGCCGCCTCGCGCGACATGCGCGCGTGCATCTCCTGCCACCGCGAGGAGTCGTGCATGAGCTGCCACTCGGAGCTGTCCGAGCGGCGGCAGATCAACCCCCATCCGAATGGCTTCAAGGACGCGTGCAAGCGGCTGGCCTCGGCCAACGATCGCGCCTGCCTCAAGTGCCACTCGGAGAGCAGCCTCGCCCAGAAGGGATGCCGGTGA
- a CDS encoding HEAT repeat domain-containing protein, translating to MGIFDLFGGSSPEKALKLKPKVTQKYGDPASRQKAIQQLGEMKYPEAVTVLLARFTITVDPLTTDADEKEHVFGLIKGFGKDAIAPLQDFLRKSDQAASWALRLLGELLSEPEVIGVCVDTLTHLSTHYTRDPEKKVVLLHHVTDKQDPRIAPAVLPFLEDMSDDVKIAALKALAPMNHEPAREPILRLLTADDTARRVQTAALAALQSSGFGVQGYREKVEALLVDPYVLDKQGVVVKRQA from the coding sequence ATGGGCATCTTCGATCTCTTCGGTGGCTCCAGCCCCGAGAAAGCCCTCAAGCTCAAACCCAAGGTGACCCAGAAGTATGGGGATCCGGCCTCGCGGCAGAAGGCCATCCAGCAACTCGGGGAGATGAAGTACCCCGAGGCGGTCACGGTGCTGCTCGCCCGATTCACCATCACCGTGGATCCGCTGACCACGGACGCGGACGAGAAGGAACACGTCTTCGGGCTCATCAAGGGCTTTGGCAAGGATGCCATCGCCCCCTTGCAGGACTTCCTCCGCAAGAGCGATCAGGCCGCCTCCTGGGCCCTGCGGCTGCTGGGAGAGCTGCTCTCCGAGCCCGAGGTCATCGGCGTCTGCGTGGACACGCTCACCCACCTGAGCACCCACTACACGCGGGATCCCGAGAAGAAGGTCGTCCTGCTGCACCACGTCACCGACAAGCAGGACCCTCGCATCGCCCCCGCCGTCCTGCCGTTCCTCGAGGACATGTCGGACGATGTGAAGATCGCCGCGCTCAAGGCCCTGGCGCCCATGAACCACGAGCCCGCCCGCGAGCCCATCCTCCGGCTGCTCACCGCGGACGACACCGCCCGGCGCGTGCAGACCGCCGCCCTCGCCGCCCTTCAGAGCAGCGGCTTCGGCGTCCAGGGATACCGGGAAAAGGTGGAGGCCCTCCTCGTGGACCCCTACGTCCTTGACAAGCAGGGCGTTGTCGTCAAACGGCAAGCCTGA
- the rpsG gene encoding 30S ribosomal protein S7, whose translation MPRRRVVAKRKILPDPKYQDRLVTKFVNDLMRKGKKSIAEGVCYGAFSLIEERAKEDPLKTFKKALDNVKPVLEVKSRRVGGATYQVPVEVRQDRRVALGMRWIISYSKARGEKTMQEKLAGEIMDAANNRGNAVKKREDTHKMAEANKAFAHYRW comes from the coding sequence ATGCCTCGTCGTCGAGTAGTCGCCAAGCGCAAGATTCTGCCGGATCCGAAGTACCAAGATCGGCTCGTCACCAAGTTCGTCAACGACCTGATGCGCAAGGGGAAGAAGTCCATCGCGGAGGGCGTGTGCTACGGCGCCTTCTCCCTCATCGAGGAGCGCGCGAAGGAAGACCCCCTCAAGACCTTCAAGAAGGCCCTGGACAACGTGAAGCCGGTGCTCGAGGTCAAGAGCCGCCGCGTCGGTGGCGCCACGTACCAGGTTCCCGTCGAGGTCCGTCAGGACCGCCGGGTCGCGCTCGGCATGCGGTGGATCATCTCCTACTCCAAGGCACGGGGTGAGAAGACCATGCAGGAGAAGCTCGCCGGCGAGATCATGGATGCCGCCAACAACCGGGGCAACGCCGTGAAGAAGCGCGAAGACACGCACAAGATGGCGGAGGCGAACAAGGCCTTCGCGCACTACCGCTGGTAG